From a single Triplophysa rosa linkage group LG1, Trosa_1v2, whole genome shotgun sequence genomic region:
- the slc7a8a gene encoding solute carrier family 7 member 8a: MTDGPRQRGSAAASSSGDGAAGAGTAAGESSVALKKEIGLVSACGIIVGNIIGSGIFVSPKGVLENASSVGLALIVWIVTGVITAIGALCYAELGVTIPKSGGDYSYVKDIFGGLAGFLRLWIAVLVIYPTNQAVIALTFSNYVLQPLFPTCFPPENGLRILAAICLLLLTWVNCASVRWATRVQDIFTAGKLLALILIIIMGIVQICKGEYYWLEPANAFEPFQDYDVGLIALAFLQGSFAYGGWNFLNYVTEELVDPYVNLPRAIFISIPLVTFVYVFANIAYVTAMSPQELLASNAVAVTFGEKLLGVMSWIMPISVALSTFGGVNGSLFTSSRLFFAGAREGHLPSLLAMIHVKRCTPIPALLFTCISTLLMLCTSDMYTLINYVGFINYLFYGVTVAGQIVLRIKQPDMHRPIKISLVWPVIYLLFWAFLLIFSLYSEPVVCGIGLAIMLTGVPVYFLGVYWENKPQCFDTFVDKLTYLGQKFCVVVYPAENQKNEECEEIELKEQSAPLSEENRDTQKSADC, from the exons ATGACAGATGGACCGAGACAAAGAGGCAGCGCCGCGGCGAGCAGCAGCGGGGATGGAGCGGCGGGCGCAGGGACGGCTGCAGGAGAGTCGTCGGTGGCTTTGAAGAAGGAGATTGGTCTCGTCAGTGCTTGTGGTATTATTGTTG GTAACATCATTGGATCTGGAATCTTTGTCAGTCCAAAGGGAGTGTTGGAAAATGCCAGTTCAGTGGGCCTGGCTCTCATCGTATGGATCGTTACAGGTGTCATCACAGCAATCGGTGCGCTCTGCTACGCCGAGCTGGGTGTCACTATTCCCAAATCCGGAGGTGACTATTCTTATGTCAAGGACATCTTCGGAGGGCTGGCGGG GTTTCTGCGGTTGTGGATTGCTGTGTTGGTGATCTACCCAACAAATCAGGCTGTCATCGCTCTCACCTTTTCCAACTATGTTCTGCAGCCCCTGTTTCCCACCTGCTTCCCCCCTGAGAATGGGCTGAGGATACTGGCTGCCATCTGCCTGT TACTCCTGACATGGGTGAACTGCGCTAGCGTGCGCTGGGCAACACGAGTACAGGATATCTTCACCGCGGGGAAACTCCTGGCCCTcattctcatcatcatcatgggCATCGTGCAAATCTGCAAGG GCGAGTATTACTGGTTGGAACCGGCCAACGCTTTCGAGCCATTTCAAGACTATGATGTTGGTCTGATCGCTCTGGCATTTCTACAGGGCTCATTTGCCTACGGCGGCTGGAACTTCCTCAATTATGTCACGGAGGAACTGGTAGACCCATATGT AAACCTCCCCCGTGCTATCTTTATCTCCATACCCCTTGTGACTTTCGTGTACGTTTTTGCTAACATTGCTTACGTCACTGCCATGAGTCCTCAGGAGCTGCTGGCTTCTAATGCTGTTGCTGTG ACGTTTGGTGAGAAGCTGTTGGGAGTGATGTCATGGATCATGCCCATCTCTGTGGCCTTGTCCACATTTGGGGGGGTCAACGGCTCCCTTTTTACATCCTCTCG GCTGTTCTTCGCGGGTGCACGTGAAGGCCATCTACCCAGCCTACTGGCTATGATTCATGTGAAGCGCTGCACCCCTATTCCGGCTCTGCTCTTTACG TGTATCTCCACGCTTTTGATGCTGTGCACTAGTGACATGTACACACTCATCAACTATGTGGGCTTCATCAACTACCTCTTCTACGGTGTCACTGTCGCCGGGCAGATTGTGCTGCGTATTAAACAACCAGACATGCACCGACCAATTAAA ATCAGTCTGGTGTGGCCTGTCATCTACCTACTGTTCTGGGCTTTCCTGCTGATTTTCTCCCTGTACTCTGAGCCGGTGGTGTGTGGCATTGGCTTGGCCATCATGCTTACTGGCGTCCCTGTTTATTTCTTGGGCGTGTACTGGGAGAACAAGCCTCAGTGTTTCGATACATTTGTTG ATAAGTTAACATACCTGGGACAGAAGTTCTGCGTAGTGGTTTACCCAGCAgaaaaccaaaaaaatgaagagtGTGAAGAAATTGAGCTAAAGGAACAATCAGCTCCACTGTCAGAAGAGAACAGAGACACCCAAAAGTCAGCTGACTGCtga